A part of Streptomyces sp. NBC_01210 genomic DNA contains:
- a CDS encoding xanthine dehydrogenase family protein molybdopterin-binding subunit, whose protein sequence is MSNDAATTATPQAVDGPQPQPPAHGLGASLPPADARAKTEGTFPYAADLWAEGLLWAAILRSPHPHARIGSIDTSAALDMPGVRAVVTHEDIPGDASYGRRIADRPVFASELVRHHGEAIAAVAADHPDTARLAAAAIAVEYELLEPVTDPEKAFAADPLHPDGNLIRHIPLRYGDPDVAGEVIVEGLYRIGRQDPAPIGAEAGLAVPRPDGGVELYVASTDPHTDRDLAAACFGLEPDRVKVVVTGVPGATGDREDPGFQLPLGLLALKTGCPVKLTATREESFLGHAHRHPTLLRYRHHADAEGHLIKVEAQLLLDAGAYADASSESLAAAVAFACGPYVVPHAFIEGWAVRTNNPPSGHVRGEGAMQVCAAYEAQMDKLSAKLGLDPTELRLRNALATGDILPTGQTVTCPAPVAELLHAVRDFPLPDLPKDSPENDWLLPGGPEGAGEPGAIRRGVGYALGMVHMLGAEGTDEVSTATVKVHDGIATVICAAVETGQGFATLARQIVQETLGIEEVRVASVDTDQPPAGPAAHGRHTWVSGGAVERAAKMVRTQLLQPLAHKFGMSTELLQITDGKITSYDGVLSTTVMEAMDGKELWATAQCRPHPTEPLDDSGQGDAFVGLAFCAIRAVVDVDIELGSVRVVEMAVAQDVGRVLNPAQLNARIEAGVTQGVGTALTENLRTARGLVRHPDLTGYALPTSLDAPDIRIVKLVEERDVVAPFGAKPASAAPVVTSPAAVASAVRAATGRPINRLPIRPQAAVAAPNS, encoded by the coding sequence GTGAGCAACGACGCGGCCACCACTGCGACGCCCCAGGCGGTCGACGGCCCTCAGCCGCAGCCGCCCGCCCACGGCCTCGGCGCTTCCCTCCCGCCGGCCGATGCCCGCGCCAAGACCGAGGGCACGTTTCCGTACGCCGCCGACCTGTGGGCCGAGGGCCTGCTGTGGGCGGCGATCCTGCGCTCCCCGCACCCGCACGCCCGTATCGGCTCGATCGACACCTCGGCGGCGCTGGACATGCCGGGAGTGCGGGCAGTGGTCACCCACGAGGACATTCCGGGTGATGCGTCGTACGGCAGGCGTATCGCCGACCGCCCCGTCTTCGCCTCCGAGCTGGTCCGCCACCACGGCGAGGCGATCGCGGCGGTCGCGGCCGACCACCCCGACACGGCCCGCCTCGCGGCAGCGGCGATCGCGGTCGAGTACGAACTCCTCGAACCGGTCACCGACCCCGAGAAGGCCTTCGCCGCCGACCCGCTGCACCCCGACGGCAATCTGATCCGTCACATCCCGCTCCGCTACGGCGACCCCGATGTGGCGGGCGAGGTGATCGTCGAGGGCCTCTACCGCATCGGCCGTCAGGACCCGGCCCCGATCGGCGCCGAGGCCGGCCTGGCCGTCCCGCGCCCGGACGGCGGCGTGGAGCTGTACGTCGCCTCGACCGACCCCCACACGGACCGCGATCTGGCGGCGGCGTGCTTCGGCCTGGAGCCGGACCGGGTGAAGGTCGTCGTCACGGGCGTCCCGGGCGCGACGGGCGACCGCGAGGACCCCGGCTTCCAACTCCCGCTCGGCCTGCTGGCGTTGAAGACGGGCTGCCCGGTCAAGCTGACGGCGACCCGCGAGGAGTCCTTCCTCGGCCACGCCCACCGCCACCCCACACTGCTGCGCTACCGCCACCACGCGGACGCGGAGGGCCACCTGATCAAGGTCGAGGCCCAACTGCTGCTGGACGCAGGCGCGTACGCCGACGCCTCCTCCGAATCGCTCGCGGCCGCGGTCGCCTTCGCCTGCGGCCCGTACGTCGTCCCGCACGCCTTCATCGAGGGCTGGGCGGTCCGTACGAACAACCCTCCCTCGGGCCATGTGCGCGGCGAGGGAGCGATGCAGGTGTGCGCGGCCTACGAGGCCCAGATGGACAAACTGTCCGCGAAGCTCGGCCTCGACCCCACCGAACTCCGCCTCCGCAACGCCCTTGCCACCGGCGACATCCTCCCCACCGGCCAGACGGTCACCTGCCCCGCGCCTGTCGCGGAACTCCTTCATGCCGTACGGGACTTCCCGCTCCCCGACCTCCCCAAGGACTCACCGGAGAACGACTGGCTGCTGCCGGGCGGCCCGGAGGGCGCGGGCGAACCGGGAGCGATCCGCCGCGGCGTCGGCTACGCACTGGGCATGGTCCACATGCTCGGCGCGGAAGGCACCGACGAAGTCTCCACAGCCACGGTCAAGGTCCACGACGGAATCGCGACCGTCATCTGCGCGGCAGTGGAAACGGGCCAGGGCTTCGCCACGCTCGCCCGCCAGATCGTCCAGGAGACGCTGGGCATCGAAGAGGTCCGCGTGGCCTCGGTCGACACGGACCAGCCCCCGGCGGGCCCGGCGGCGCACGGCCGCCACACGTGGGTCTCGGGCGGCGCGGTCGAGAGGGCCGCGAAGATGGTCCGCACCCAGCTACTGCAGCCCCTGGCCCACAAGTTCGGCATGTCCACGGAGCTGCTCCAGATCACCGACGGCAAGATCACGTCGTACGACGGTGTCCTCTCGACCACCGTCATGGAGGCGATGGACGGCAAGGAGCTGTGGGCAACGGCCCAGTGCCGCCCCCATCCGACCGAACCTCTCGACGACTCGGGCCAGGGAGACGCTTTCGTGGGCCTCGCCTTCTGCGCGATCCGCGCGGTGGTGGACGTCGACATCGAACTGGGCTCGGTCCGCGTGGTCGAAATGGCGGTGGCCCAGGACGTGGGCCGCGTCCTGAATCCGGCCCAACTGAACGCCCGCATCGAAGCCGGCGTCACCCAGGGCGTCGGCACGGCCCTGACGGAAAACCTCCGCACGGCCCGCGGCCTGGTCCGCCACCCGGACCTGACGGGCTACGCACTGCCGACATCTCTTGACGCTCCGGACATTCGCATCGTGAAACTGGTCGAGGAACGTGACGTGGTGGCCCCCTTCGGAGCCAAGCCGGCAAGCGCGGCCCCGGTGGTGACCTCCCCGGCGGCGGTGGCGTCGGCGGTACGCGCGGCAACGGGGCGCCCGATCAACAGGCTGCCGATAAGGCCTCAGGCGGCGGTGGCTGCTCCCAACTCGTGA
- a CDS encoding 2Fe-2S iron-sulfur cluster-binding protein — protein sequence MSNKDNPHEMPHELPTEQGGWQPIPHGGEYDAEATAFLQLPPEGALDAAPLEAPGHGYVPPLITPLTPADATDPAATGTWAAHQADGESAAVRWPEPASGYTGPADPHATGQWIFNETEPVQAASELTGQWTIPVAGGDLPEESGEFTTTALQSQWADTAPATLPGGATAPWAPSPDAPATLPGGAPAPWATAQEPAAVEESSPGQEPSAVEGPAESEGAPEETAAAPEEVAAEAPAESPEEEPLPTSSTGSDEHPPTSYVLRVNGTDRPVTDAWIGESLLYVLRERLGLAGAKDGCSQGECGACNVQVDGRLVASCLVPAATAAGSEVRTVEGLATDGEPSDVQRALAACGAVQCGFCIPGMAMTLHDLLEGNHAPTELETRQALCGNLCRCSGYRGVLDAVREVVAERGASAVAAAEASEEARIPHQAPPGAGSVQLHPHDGGMA from the coding sequence GTGAGCAATAAGGACAATCCGCACGAAATGCCGCACGAGCTCCCGACGGAGCAGGGCGGCTGGCAGCCGATTCCGCACGGCGGCGAGTACGACGCCGAGGCCACGGCCTTCCTGCAGCTGCCGCCCGAGGGCGCGCTGGACGCTGCGCCGCTCGAGGCGCCGGGCCATGGCTACGTACCGCCGCTGATCACGCCACTGACGCCGGCCGACGCGACGGATCCGGCGGCGACGGGCACATGGGCCGCGCACCAGGCGGACGGGGAGTCGGCCGCGGTGCGGTGGCCGGAACCGGCGTCCGGGTACACGGGGCCCGCCGACCCGCACGCCACGGGCCAGTGGATCTTCAACGAGACCGAGCCGGTCCAGGCCGCCTCGGAGCTGACCGGCCAGTGGACGATTCCGGTGGCGGGCGGCGACCTGCCGGAGGAGTCGGGCGAGTTCACCACGACGGCGCTGCAGTCCCAGTGGGCCGATACGGCTCCGGCGACGCTGCCGGGCGGTGCGACAGCCCCGTGGGCGCCGTCGCCCGACGCCCCGGCGACGCTTCCGGGCGGAGCGCCCGCGCCGTGGGCGACGGCACAGGAGCCCGCGGCGGTCGAGGAGTCTTCGCCGGGGCAGGAGCCTTCGGCGGTGGAGGGGCCGGCCGAGTCCGAAGGAGCCCCCGAGGAGACCGCCGCAGCCCCTGAGGAGGTCGCTGCGGAAGCTCCTGCGGAGAGCCCTGAGGAGGAGCCCCTCCCCACCTCCTCCACCGGCAGCGACGAGCACCCGCCCACCTCCTACGTCCTGCGGGTCAACGGCACCGACCGCCCCGTCACCGACGCCTGGATCGGCGAATCCCTGCTCTACGTACTGCGCGAACGACTCGGTCTCGCGGGCGCCAAGGACGGCTGCTCGCAGGGCGAGTGCGGCGCGTGCAACGTCCAGGTCGACGGCCGTCTCGTCGCCTCCTGCCTGGTCCCCGCGGCGACCGCGGCGGGCTCCGAGGTGCGTACGGTCGAAGGCCTCGCCACCGACGGCGAACCGTCCGACGTCCAGCGCGCTCTGGCGGCCTGTGGCGCGGTCCAGTGCGGTTTCTGCATCCCCGGCATGGCCATGACCCTCCACGACCTCCTCGAGGGCAACCACGCCCCCACCGAGCTCGAGACGCGGCAGGCCCTGTGCGGCAATCTCTGCCGCTGCTCCGGCTACCGGGGCGTCCTCGATGCCGTACGCGAAGTGGTCGCCGAGCGCGGAGCGAGCGCCGTGGCCGCGGCGGAGGCGAGTGAGGAAGCCCGTATCCCGCACCAGGCGCCCCCCGGTGCAGGTAGTGTGCAGCTCCACCCGCACGACGGAGGCATGGCGTGA
- a CDS encoding FAD binding domain-containing protein, with the protein MTTHAPQAAQSVTLPASLDEAVAALDAMPAAVPVAGGTDLMAAVNKGQLRPAGLVGLGRISEIRGWRYMDGHALLGAGLTHARMGRPDFAALIPALAASARAAGPPQIRNAGTLGGNIATAAPTGDTLPVLAALEADLVIAGPGGARREIPVSHLLAGREMLAPAELIGFVRVPLLHAPQVFLKATGRTGPGRATASVAVVLDPARRGVRCAVGAIAPMPLRPLEAERWIASLIDWDGERGLATEALAAFGEYVAAACIPDPAPAAQGEEPPALPPAVLHLRRTVAALARRALGRALS; encoded by the coding sequence GTGACCACGCACGCACCGCAGGCGGCGCAGTCGGTGACGCTGCCGGCCTCGCTCGACGAGGCCGTGGCGGCGCTCGACGCCATGCCCGCCGCCGTGCCCGTCGCCGGCGGTACGGACCTCATGGCCGCCGTCAACAAGGGCCAACTCCGCCCGGCGGGCCTCGTCGGCCTCGGCCGTATCAGCGAGATCCGCGGCTGGCGCTACATGGACGGGCATGCGCTGCTCGGCGCCGGACTCACCCACGCCCGGATGGGACGGCCCGACTTCGCGGCCCTCATCCCCGCGCTGGCAGCGTCCGCGCGCGCCGCGGGCCCGCCCCAGATCCGTAACGCGGGCACGCTCGGCGGCAATATCGCCACTGCCGCCCCCACCGGCGACACCCTGCCCGTACTGGCCGCCCTCGAGGCGGACCTGGTGATCGCGGGACCCGGCGGCGCACGCCGCGAGATCCCCGTCTCCCATCTGCTGGCCGGCCGCGAGATGCTCGCCCCCGCGGAACTCATCGGATTCGTCCGCGTACCCCTGCTGCACGCCCCGCAGGTCTTCCTGAAGGCGACCGGCCGGACCGGACCCGGCCGCGCCACCGCATCCGTCGCCGTCGTCCTCGACCCGGCGCGGCGCGGGGTGCGCTGCGCGGTGGGTGCGATCGCGCCGATGCCGCTGCGGCCGCTGGAGGCGGAGCGCTGGATCGCGTCGCTGATCGACTGGGACGGCGAGCGGGGCCTGGCGACCGAGGCGCTGGCGGCCTTCGGCGAGTACGTCGCGGCGGCGTGCATCCCGGATCCGGCCCCGGCCGCGCAGGGCGAGGAACCGCCCGCGCTGCCACCCGCCGTACTGCATCTGCGGCGCACGGTCGCCGCGCTGGCCCGACGTGCACTGGGGAGGGCGCTGTCGTGA
- a CDS encoding beta-N-acetylhexosaminidase produces MTSAESSTSTSTSTFTETSTPTSTDLIPAPRTVDGPYRTPFVFATGTALAAAPGTEGVARWLRTVVGTALGRDLPPGAAGADHTITLLIDPSLAPEAYRLTVSSAVEIVGGSSAGVFWGAQTLRQLLGPDAHRRACPDPEARRGVPHQVIEDSPRFPWRGLMLDVSRHFLPKDDVLRHLDLLAAHKLNVFHFHLTDDQGWRIEIKRHPRLTEVGAWRERTKYGHRASALWDERPHGGYYTQDDIREIVAYAAERHITVVPEIDIPGHSQAAIAAYPELGNTDVIDTTTLSVWDNWGINPNVLAPTDNTLRFYEGVFEEVLGLFPATFIHIGGDECLKDQWKASPAAQARIKELGLADEDELQSWFIRHFDSWLADRGRRLIGWDEILEGGLAPGAAVSSWRGYAGGIAAAEAGHDVVMCPEQQVYLDHRQHGGPDEPMPIGYVRTLEDVYRFEPVPPSLSPEAAAHILGTQANVWTEVMQDRSRVDYQVFPRLAAFAEVAWSALPAPAERDFADFERRMTAHYARLDALGVDYRPPGGPLPWQKRPGVIGRPIEGAPPNV; encoded by the coding sequence ATGACCTCCGCAGAGAGCTCCACATCGACCTCCACATCGACCTTCACAGAGACCTCTACGCCGACTTCCACGGATCTGATTCCGGCGCCGCGGACTGTCGACGGTCCGTACCGCACCCCCTTCGTTTTCGCTACCGGTACCGCACTCGCCGCGGCTCCCGGCACGGAGGGCGTCGCCCGCTGGCTCCGTACGGTCGTGGGCACCGCCCTCGGCCGCGATCTGCCCCCCGGCGCGGCCGGAGCCGACCACACCATCACGCTGCTGATCGATCCGTCCCTGGCGCCCGAGGCCTACCGCCTCACGGTCTCGTCGGCCGTCGAGATCGTGGGCGGCAGCTCCGCCGGGGTGTTCTGGGGAGCCCAGACGTTGCGTCAACTCCTCGGTCCTGATGCGCACCGACGGGCGTGCCCGGACCCGGAAGCCCGGCGAGGTGTCCCGCACCAGGTCATCGAGGACAGCCCCCGCTTCCCCTGGCGCGGCCTCATGCTCGACGTTTCACGGCACTTCCTGCCCAAGGACGACGTCCTGCGCCACCTCGACCTCCTCGCCGCCCACAAGCTCAACGTCTTCCACTTCCACCTCACCGACGACCAGGGCTGGCGCATCGAGATCAAGCGCCATCCGAGGCTGACGGAAGTCGGTGCCTGGCGGGAACGCACCAAATACGGCCACCGCGCCTCCGCGCTCTGGGACGAGAGGCCGCACGGCGGTTACTACACCCAGGACGACATCCGCGAAATCGTCGCGTACGCCGCCGAGCGGCATATCACCGTCGTCCCCGAGATCGACATCCCCGGCCACTCGCAGGCCGCCATCGCCGCGTATCCGGAACTGGGCAACACCGACGTCATCGACACAACCACCCTCTCCGTCTGGGACAACTGGGGTATCAACCCGAACGTACTCGCCCCCACTGACAACACCCTCCGCTTCTACGAGGGCGTCTTCGAGGAGGTCCTCGGCCTCTTCCCCGCCACCTTCATCCACATCGGCGGCGACGAGTGCCTGAAGGACCAGTGGAAGGCCTCTCCGGCCGCCCAGGCCCGTATCAAGGAACTCGGCCTGGCCGACGAGGACGAGCTCCAGTCCTGGTTCATCAGGCACTTCGACAGCTGGCTCGCCGACCGCGGCCGCCGTCTCATCGGCTGGGACGAGATCCTCGAGGGCGGCCTCGCCCCGGGCGCCGCCGTCTCCTCATGGCGTGGATACGCCGGCGGGATCGCCGCGGCGGAAGCAGGACACGACGTCGTCATGTGCCCCGAGCAGCAGGTGTACTTGGACCACCGCCAGCACGGCGGCCCCGACGAGCCGATGCCCATCGGCTATGTACGCACCCTCGAGGACGTCTACCGCTTCGAGCCCGTGCCCCCGTCCCTGTCGCCGGAGGCCGCCGCGCACATCCTCGGCACCCAGGCCAACGTCTGGACCGAGGTGATGCAGGACCGTTCCCGCGTCGACTACCAGGTCTTCCCCCGGCTCGCCGCCTTCGCCGAGGTCGCCTGGTCCGCACTCCCTGCGCCCGCCGAGCGCGACTTCGCGGACTTCGAGCGACGAATGACCGCCCACTACGCGCGCCTTGACGCGCTCGGTGTCGATTACCGCCCGCCCGGCGGCCCGTTGCCGTGGCAGAAGCGACCCGGCGTGATCGGACGCCCGATCGAGGGTGCGCCCCCAAACGTGTGA
- a CDS encoding carbohydrate ABC transporter permease, translated as MSATAATPGRRAVSLPRIHRPWRLAAEASTLVIAVVVAFPLYWMVLSALKPAGEIQSTGARPWTLSPSLDSFRRVFEQHEFGRYFLNSLLVAGVVVVVSALIAFLAATAVTRFRFTYRTTLLIMFLVAQMVPIEALTIPLFFLMRDFGQLNTLGSLILPHIAFSLPFAIWMLRGFVKAVPDALEEAAYIDGASRTRFLWQILFPLVFPGLVATSVFSFISTWNDFLFAKSFIISDTSQSTLPMALLVFFKPDENDWGGIMAASTVMTVPVLVFFVLVQRRLVSGLGGAVKD; from the coding sequence ATATCTGCGACTGCTGCGACGCCAGGGAGAAGAGCTGTGAGCCTGCCCCGCATCCACCGCCCCTGGCGCCTCGCCGCCGAGGCATCCACGCTCGTCATCGCGGTCGTCGTGGCCTTCCCGCTGTACTGGATGGTGCTCTCCGCCCTCAAGCCGGCAGGCGAGATCCAGTCGACCGGGGCACGGCCCTGGACGCTTTCCCCTTCGCTCGACTCTTTCCGCCGCGTCTTCGAACAGCATGAATTCGGCCGTTATTTCCTCAACAGCCTGCTCGTCGCGGGGGTGGTCGTCGTTGTCTCCGCACTGATCGCCTTCCTGGCGGCGACGGCGGTCACCCGGTTCCGCTTCACGTACCGCACCACCCTGCTGATCATGTTCCTGGTCGCGCAGATGGTGCCGATCGAGGCGCTGACGATCCCGCTGTTCTTCCTCATGCGGGACTTCGGTCAGCTGAACACCCTCGGCTCGCTGATCCTGCCGCATATCGCCTTCTCGTTGCCGTTCGCGATCTGGATGCTGCGCGGCTTTGTGAAGGCGGTCCCCGACGCGCTGGAGGAGGCGGCGTACATCGACGGCGCGAGCCGGACGCGCTTCCTGTGGCAGATCCTCTTCCCGCTGGTTTTCCCGGGGCTGGTGGCGACGAGCGTGTTCTCGTTCATCTCGACCTGGAACGACTTCCTGTTCGCCAAGTCCTTCATCATCAGCGACACCTCGCAGTCGACGCTGCCGATGGCGCTGCTGGTCTTCTTCAAGCCGGACGAGAACGACTGGGGCGGGATCATGGCAGCGTCTACGGTGATGACCGTGCCGGTGCTCGTCTTCTTCGTACTCGTACAGCGACGTCTGGTCTCCGGACTCGGCGGCGCGGTGAAGGACTGA
- a CDS encoding carbohydrate ABC transporter permease, whose protein sequence is MPTGSGRKGGPDGPQGAQGAGKARAYRGPVRGQGRGGWTPWLYLAPALVVLGGLLVYPIYQLGLISFLEYTQAQVSGGEPTTFQGLGNYRTLFADSQFWQVLLATLVFAASCVVTTLAVGCGLAVLLTRVRALPRLALMLAALGAWATPAITGSTVWVFLFDPDYGPVNRLLGLGDFSWTYGRYSAFALVLLEVVWCSFPFVMVTVYAGIKAIPGEVLEAASLDGASQWRIWRSVTAPMLRPILVVVTIQSIIWDFKVFTQIYVMTNGGGIAGQNLVLNVYAYQKAFASSQYSLGSAIGVVMLLILLAVTLVYLRLLRRQGEEL, encoded by the coding sequence GTGCCCACGGGCTCGGGGCGCAAGGGCGGCCCGGACGGCCCGCAGGGTGCCCAGGGTGCCGGGAAGGCGCGCGCATACCGTGGGCCCGTCCGCGGACAGGGGCGTGGGGGCTGGACGCCGTGGCTCTACCTCGCGCCCGCGCTCGTCGTCCTCGGCGGGCTGCTCGTCTACCCCATCTACCAGCTCGGCCTGATCTCCTTCCTGGAGTACACCCAGGCCCAGGTCAGCGGCGGCGAACCGACCACCTTCCAGGGGCTCGGCAACTACCGCACCCTCTTCGCCGACAGCCAGTTCTGGCAGGTCCTGCTCGCGACCCTGGTCTTCGCCGCCTCCTGCGTCGTCACCACGCTCGCCGTGGGCTGCGGCCTCGCCGTCCTGCTGACGCGCGTACGGGCCCTGCCCCGCCTCGCGCTGATGCTGGCCGCGCTCGGCGCATGGGCCACCCCGGCCATCACCGGGTCCACGGTCTGGGTCTTCCTCTTCGACCCGGATTACGGACCCGTCAACCGGCTCCTCGGCCTCGGCGACTTCTCGTGGACGTACGGGCGCTACAGCGCCTTCGCGCTCGTGCTCCTCGAAGTGGTGTGGTGCTCATTCCCGTTCGTGATGGTGACGGTGTACGCGGGCATCAAGGCGATCCCCGGCGAGGTGCTGGAGGCGGCCTCGCTCGACGGCGCCTCGCAATGGCGGATCTGGCGCTCCGTCACCGCCCCGATGCTCCGCCCCATTCTCGTCGTCGTCACCATCCAGTCGATCATCTGGGACTTCAAGGTCTTCACCCAGATTTATGTGATGACGAACGGCGGAGGCATCGCCGGACAGAATCTCGTGCTCAATGTGTACGCCTATCAGAAAGCCTTCGCGTCCTCGCAGTACAGCCTGGGCTCGGCGATCGGCGTCGTGATGCTGCTGATTCTGCTCGCGGTCACCCTCGTATATCTGCGACTGCTGCGACGCCAGGGAGAAGAGCTGTGA
- a CDS encoding extracellular solute-binding protein: protein MKLSARIAAPAAALVLAGLTATACAPQTSDNSAKKDEKTGTLRVWLFQEVNNKPKEQVVEAAVAAFGKEHKDTKVEIEYIPVETRAQKIKAAFNDPKSAPDLIEYGNTDTAGYVKDGGLADVSAEFTAWDEAKDTDPTARQSVTVGGKIYGAPLFVGVRALYYRTDVFKELGIAAPKTQDELIATAKKIHKVKPELYGLAVGGAYTYGAMPFIWAQGGELAEESGGSYKAAINSPAAQKGITAYTSLFGDDNCPAAKCASMGGNATVTAFASGKAAMAIGGDFSHQAVEAGSVKGKYAVVPLPGLKAGETAPAFAGGNNIGVLKSSSHRTTAVDLMKQFAGKETQRKLFDAMGFLPTYTDVRSEVAKKEPFVDPFVKTLGAGAKFVPASPGWGQIDASLVLPTMFQEIVSGKKDVAAASGDAAKKMDAAFAAAG, encoded by the coding sequence ATGAAGCTGTCTGCCCGAATTGCCGCCCCCGCCGCGGCACTTGTGCTGGCGGGCCTCACCGCCACCGCCTGCGCCCCCCAGACCTCCGACAACAGCGCCAAGAAGGACGAGAAGACCGGCACCCTGCGCGTCTGGCTCTTCCAGGAGGTCAACAACAAGCCGAAGGAGCAGGTCGTCGAGGCCGCCGTCGCCGCGTTCGGCAAGGAGCACAAGGACACGAAGGTCGAGATCGAGTACATACCGGTCGAGACCCGCGCCCAGAAGATCAAGGCCGCCTTCAACGACCCGAAGAGCGCGCCGGATCTGATCGAGTACGGCAACACCGACACGGCCGGATACGTCAAGGACGGCGGACTCGCGGACGTCAGCGCGGAGTTCACCGCCTGGGACGAGGCCAAGGACACCGACCCGACCGCCAGGCAGTCGGTCACGGTCGGCGGCAAGATCTACGGCGCGCCGCTCTTCGTCGGCGTACGCGCGCTGTACTACCGCACCGATGTCTTCAAGGAGCTGGGTATCGCGGCTCCCAAGACCCAGGACGAGCTGATCGCCACCGCCAAGAAGATCCACAAGGTGAAGCCGGAGCTGTACGGGCTCGCGGTCGGCGGCGCGTACACCTATGGCGCGATGCCGTTCATCTGGGCGCAGGGTGGCGAGCTCGCCGAGGAGAGCGGCGGTTCGTACAAGGCGGCCATCAACAGCCCGGCCGCACAGAAGGGCATCACGGCGTACACCTCGCTCTTCGGCGACGACAACTGTCCGGCCGCGAAGTGCGCCTCGATGGGTGGCAACGCGACTGTGACGGCCTTTGCCTCCGGCAAGGCGGCGATGGCCATCGGCGGCGACTTCAGCCACCAGGCGGTGGAGGCGGGCTCGGTGAAGGGCAAGTACGCGGTGGTGCCGCTGCCGGGCCTGAAGGCGGGCGAGACGGCGCCGGCCTTCGCTGGCGGCAACAACATCGGCGTACTGAAGAGCAGTTCGCACCGCACGACGGCGGTGGACCTGATGAAGCAGTTCGCGGGCAAGGAGACGCAGCGCAAGCTGTTCGACGCGATGGGCTTCCTGCCGACGTACACGGATGTCCGGTCGGAGGTGGCGAAGAAGGAGCCGTTCGTCGACCCCTTCGTCAAGACCCTGGGCGCGGGAGCCAAGTTCGTCCCGGCCTCACCGGGCTGGGGTCAGATCGATGCGTCGCTGGTGCTGCCGACGATGTTCCAGGAGATCGTGAGCGGCAAGAAGGACGTGGCGGCGGCGTCGGGTGACGCGGCGAAGAAGATGGACGCGGCGTTCGCTGCCGCGGGCTGA
- a CDS encoding DUF3039 domain-containing protein, producing MSTLEPERGTGTGTLVEPTPQVSNGDGDHERFAHYVQKDKIMASALDGTPVVALCGKVWVPGRDPKKYPVCPMCKEIYESMGPGGDKDKGGKDKK from the coding sequence ATGAGCACTCTTGAGCCCGAGCGCGGGACAGGCACGGGAACCCTCGTGGAGCCGACGCCGCAGGTGTCGAACGGCGACGGCGACCACGAGCGCTTCGCCCATTACGTCCAGAAGGACAAGATCATGGCGAGTGCCCTCGACGGCACTCCCGTGGTGGCACTGTGCGGGAAGGTCTGGGTGCCGGGGCGCGACCCCAAGAAGTACCCCGTCTGCCCGATGTGCAAGGAGATCTACGAGTCCATGGGCCCTGGCGGCGACAAGGACAAGGGCGGCAAGGACAAGAAGTAA